The Coffea arabica cultivar ET-39 chromosome 3c, Coffea Arabica ET-39 HiFi, whole genome shotgun sequence genome contains a region encoding:
- the LOC113734584 gene encoding putative late blight resistance protein homolog R1A-10 has product MFRECNFGAAFLDIRLHKTFVMCARKWSHSNDLYLESENVAKKARLPSFLSCIEDNVHKYEEDFRYSLCNISAFDGSGLGRVPYEVFSEFLKQIKSFKQEIIQVYFTLPSSRSLESNSCMPVDELMEFIDLILENLADLTTVYLGIIDDMDPQVSAQFQALEAKLTFLKNFIPFAKLRGTADIPALLLAHFEVVTLNAAHLFYMCSVWDGKERHNPEFCSMIYEQQQKITPIDFQVYEIYMEVLRASRSSKSLHNRMMDKQILNNFNDSLISCLWELLCCSSSFMDSLKDEMQILYAGLRFLRSILREQQEKMDEQNEKIGALLCEAGIIICLPSLNRVKEGQVSFSESTEALNCYDMLANTNIHIKHFKDQISGSSIIESLPSFHSLRAPEISKTSSHILSKGKMPIAHEVMVGLDDEAAKVIERLIWGPEQVEIVPIVGMAGLGKTTLAKKVYNDSSVICNFHIRLWCTVSQEFNMKSLLIQILCSDGKRLRMVKELKNLNEHELLHELYQRLKTKRYLVVFDDVWDIKVWNELRISFPDEKKGSRIIFTSRSSNVASQVEYGGKPHNLRPLSEKESFELLLKKVFGKEDCPQALCGIAMKIAKKCRGLPLVVVVVAGVLATIGHDILVWEEFAESLTSTMVSGTDQCKKPLELSYEHLPYHLKACLLYFAAFREDEKIGAKNLMRLWIAEGFVEKIQGKRSEVIAEEYLMDLIGRNLVMVSKSRSIGGVKTCYIHDLIFEFCKGEAASGPARI; this is encoded by the coding sequence ATGTTCCGAGAATGCAATTTTGGAGCTGCGTTCCTGGATATAAGACTTCACAAAACATTTGTTATGTGTGCAAGAAAGTGGAGCCACAGCAATGATTTGTACTTGGAATCTGAGAATGTAGCGAAGAAGGCGCGTCTTCCATCTTTCTTATCTTGCATTGAAGATAACGTTCACAAATATGAGGAGGACTTCCGGTACTCTCTTTGCAATATATCAGCATTTGATGGCAGTGGCCTAGGTCGTGTTCCCTATGAAGTGTTTTCTGAGTTTTTGAAACAGATCAAATCATTTAAGCAAGAAATCATCCAAGTTTACTTTACTTTGCCAAGCAGCAGATCATTGGAATCAAATTCTTGCATGCCAGTTGATGAACTAATGGAATTTATAGACCTCATTCTAGAAAATTTAGCGGATTTAACAACTGTCTATTTGGGTATTATTGATGATATGGATCCCCAAGTTAGTGCTCAATTCCAAGCCCTTGAAGCAAAGCTAACATTCTTGAAAAACTTCATTCCCTTTGCCAAATTGCGAGGAACTGCAGATATTCCTGCCTTGCTATTGGCTCACTTTGAAGTGGTGACTTTGAACGCAGCACACCTCTTTTACATGTGCTCTGTTTGGGATGGTAAGGAGCGGCACAATCCTGAGTTCTGCTCCATGATATATGAGCAACAACAGAAAATCACACCTATTGATTTTCAAGTCTATGAGATTTATATGGAAGTTCTTAGAGCTTCAAGATCCTCAAAATCATTGCATAATAGAATGATGGATAAGCAGATATTGAACAACTTCAATGATTCTCTCATAAGTTGTCTCTGGGAGCTGTTATGCTGCAGCTCTAGCTTTATGGATTCTTTGAAAGATGAAATGCAAATACTCTATGCAGGACTGAGGTTCTTGAGAAGCATTTTAAGGGAGCAGCAGGAGAAGATGGATGAACAAAACGAAAAAATTGGTGCTCTTCTTTGTGAGGCAGGCATTATAATTTGCTTGCCTTCTCTAAACAGAGTGAAGGAAGGACAAGTTAGCTTCTCAGAATCCACAGAGGCCCTTAACTGTTATGATATGCTGGCTAATACCAACATCCATATCAAGCATTTTAAGGATCAGATCAGTGGCTCAAGCATTATTGAAAGTCTTCCTTCCTTTCACAGCTTAAGAGCACCAGAAATTAGCAAGACTTCCAGCCACATTCTATCAAAAGGTAAAATGCCAATAGCCCATGAAGTCATGGTTGGTCTTGATGACGAGGCAGCAAAAGTAATTGAACGACTTATATGGGGACCAGAACAGGTGGAAATTGTTCCCATTGTGGGAATGGCTGGGCTTGGTAAGACGACTTTAGCcaaaaaagtttacaatgataGTTCAGTAATCTGTAACTTCCACATTCGTCTTTGGTGCACTGTTTCTCAAGAATTTAACATGAAAAGCTTGTTAATACAAATTTTGTGTTCTGATGGAAAACGGTTAAGGATGGTCAAAGAGCTTAAAAACTTGAATGAACATGAATTGCTTCACGAGCTCTATCAAAGGCTGAAGACGAAGAGGTATCTTGTTGTTTTTGATGATGTCTGGGACATTAAGGTATGGAATGAGCTGAGAATTTCATTCCCcgatgaaaagaaaggaagtagAATCATCTTCACGAGTCGATCTTCTAATGTGGCTTCACAGGTTGAATATGGGGGGAAACCTCACAATCTTCGTCCACTCAGTGAGAAAGAAAGTTTTGAATTACTGCTGAAGAAGgtatttggaaaagaagatTGTCCTCAAGCATTGTGTGGAATTGCTATGAAGATTGCCAAGAAGTGCAGGGGATTGCCACTAGTAGTTGTTGTTGTTGCTGGAGTTCTAGCAACTATAGGGCATGATATTTTGGTTTGGGAAGAATTCGCTGAAAGTTTAACTTCAACCATGGTGTCTGGTACAGACCAGTGCAAGAAGCCATTGGAGCTCAGTTATGAGCATTTACCGTATCACTTGAAGGCATGCTTGCTGTATTTTGCTGCCTTTCGAGAAGATGAAAAAATTGGTGCCAAGAATTTGATGCGTCTATGGATTGCAGAAGGGTTTGTGGAAAAAATTCAAGGAAAAAGATCGGAGGTCATTGCGGAAGAATATCTGATGGACCTAATTGGTCGAAACTTAGTTATGGTAAGTAAAAGCAGATCCATTGGTGGAGTCAAAACTTGTTACATTCACGATTTGATATTTGAGTTCTGTAAGGGCGAGGCTGCTTCAGGTCCTGCGAGGATATGA